In Mustela erminea isolate mMusErm1 chromosome 7, mMusErm1.Pri, whole genome shotgun sequence, the genomic stretch ACCAGggcttcaaaaagataaatatgtaatgTGTATTATGTTGCTGGGGAGGTTACTTAGAAAATTCTTGCAGTAGTAGTCAAGAGGTAGTGTAATGTTGGCacatggaaatggaaaggaagtGACAGGTGCAGGAAATCTGGCAGAGGCAGGCCCTACAGGATTGTTTGTACCTGCAGagtgaaaaaggagaggaaagcagcAAAGGTGAACACTAGACTTTCAATCCACACGGCTCAGAGAATGGTGTGCTCCTTTCATCACTAGAAGttcaagggaaggaaaagattGGGAAGGAATAAGTTGGAGGGTTTCCTGTTGTACATATTGGATTTGAGATTCCAGCAAGACATTGAGCGGGGAGAGTCTAGAGTTAACTAGAAAAGCAGCCCTGGAAGCACAGATGAAAAGGCTCACCTTGGAGCTTCTCCCAGTTGAAATTATGCAGGTGGTTATGTTGTCTGAGTTGGAAGGAAGGATTGAAAAAGAAAGGCTGAGGGTTTGGGGTGGGATTAGGGGAATTAGAGCAGCCAGCTGGCGTGGGAGCAATGGAGAGAGGAGGATTTGGTAAGAGACCAGATGAGAAAGAACCTAGAGAGCGTGGCGTATGGGAGCCAAGGCAGCAAGAGTTTCGGGGAAGAAGCCAGAGGCCCATTTTCACTTCTGCAGGTGGGCTGAGGACCTTGAGGACTGAGGGGAGAAGACTCCTGCTGCTCGTCACTTCAATTCTTTCTGATTTAATTGCTTTTAATTTAGGAGATAACTGCTTCTGTTTCTACAAATTAATAGCCATTTGCCTTCTTGGCCCAGGCATCTGTCTATACTCAGAAACCTAAATTTCATGCCTGATGTGTGTAAGAAGACTTCATTTCTTACAACAGATTGGTATGGGCATGTGCATACTGGACTCTCTGAGACGAATGAGTAATACATGGCCTCTGTCAAGGTTCTTACTGGAGTTTTGGCCTGAAACCCCCGGTTTGTCAATGTTACTACGCACCCACTCGACTTATCCTTCCTCTGCCACTTTCTTGTGCCCTATACTTCGTGCTGCCTCTTCCTGGAATTATAGATAAGCCCCAGAAGCGAGTTGCCATTTCTAGCCAAAATATTGAAGGTGGACCATCAGAGGAGggtgagaaaggaaggcagaagaggCAAATAGACATTGTTTCGCAGGCACTGTAGGTGCTCTGCCTTCATCATCTCATATAATCCTCGGAATTACCCCGTGAAGGAAGTAGTACTGTCCCCATTTGATAGATGAGGACACTGGGacgcagagaggttaagtgacttgcccagaatCACACAACTAATAAGTAAGAGTGACCCCAGATTTGACTCTAGAGCCATTACACCACTGGGGCTCTGCGTTTGGAGTTCTGAAGTTAGTGTGGAGACCCGAGAGTCAGGGAAGCTCTACCCAGcatcccagggagcctgctccaggCTCTGGTACATAAATGGCCATAACTCTTGCTGATGCTTGTGTCATTTTTGCCTGAAGTTCTTCATTCTTCCTGAGAAGAGCTTTATTCTAtagaatttgtgttattttaagatcTACTAACGAGAATTAAAGATGGATTGCCTCTAGGGAGTGGAGCTGGAGGTGAGAAGGGCTGAGGCAGGAAGCTGTTACGTTCATTACAAGACCTTGTCCTCGTAGGGTTTTTCTTATCATGTtactttgattttataaaaagtcCTCTAAAGACCAGTAGATATTGAGATACAATAGCAAATACTATGTATGCACAAAAGAATGccctttgttatgttaatgactGTGAGATATATTATAAAATCACAAAACCTCCAATTTGCCCATCTGTTCTTTTCTGTGAAGGTTCGTAATGAGTTTTACAAGGATACACAGGGTGTAATACTGGTCTATGATGTTGGGCAGAAAGATTCCTTTGACGCCCTTGATGCGTGGCTGGCAGAGATGAAGCAGGATCTTGGACCTCACGGAAACATGGAAAATATTGTATTTGCAGTGTGTGCCAACAAGGTAACTGCTTTGGACATTGTATGCTCAACTTTCCAGATCTATTATGGGAAGAGTGCAGCTCTGAGTTTtggggaacaaatgaaaaaaaaaaaagaaagaaatccttattCTATGCTATAGGAATCAACAGATTTTCAAAACATACATccctaaaacaaagaataaaaacacaaattcccATATGTTGGggtatttatccatttttttctggtgCTATACATGGGGAAGGGTATTAGTgacagagcaggagaaggggatcCTAATAATTACACTCTGGCCTTGATTAGAGAAGGGACAGTAGTTAGGTGTGCAGCGTGGATTATGGAAAGGAATGGAAAACAGACTTGAGTGTGGGAGACCTCATGAAGCCAACTTTCACAGAGGTGAATTTGAGGTGAGCCGTTTTCTTCGAGGATAAAGTGGGAAGTGTGGGAGCAGGCACTTGTTATTTTGCCACAGAAAATCAGTCTATGTTCAATATGGGCAATTTTTTTGGTCTCCTTTGGTCCTCGTAATTGTATATACTGGTGCTGGAGTTCATGTAAGAGTAGTTTTTGCCTCAGTAAAAGATTGATGAAGACCTCACAGGGCCTGTGCTAGTGGATCAAGGTTGGggtcctctctctgtcccccaacTTTCTGTTTCAGATTGACTGTACCAAGCACCGCTGTGTAGATGAAAGTGAAGGGCGTTTGTGGGCCGAAAGCAAAGGCTTCCTGTACTTTGAAACTTCAGCACAGACTGGAGAGGGAATCAATGAGATGTTCCAGGTAAGCTGGCATCGTTTTGTTTGTTCCGAGGCTGACCATGCCaaattttagtttaaattatGAGAAGCAAAAATGTAATAGGAATTTCGCATTGGAATAAGCTTGTTCTTTTCAGAAGCTGGTGAGAAAAAGatagatatagagagagagagagagagagtgtgtgtgtgtgtgtgtgtgtgtgtgtgtgtgtggtatctaTCTGCCTGCCGTGTACTTGAGACCGGACCTGGCTGATCATCAGAATTACTTTgggaaattcttaaaaatacagatttccaggCTCTAAAACTACTGGAAGCTTAGTGCTTGTTCTGGAGCTTGAGAATCTATATTTTGAAAAAGCTTTCCAGGTGATTTCTGATGATCATCAAGTTTAACAACTGTTATTATATACTTACTTATAATAGAACAAAGATTTTCTTGAGAACTACCTTTGGTTAATGGTGTTATATTTGCATGATTAGGTAGATGGAAGGATTACTTTGGTGAAATTGCCTTGCCGTAGCTGATATAATCCTATATTGCAAGGGCACAGTTAGAGAATAGGAGCCTGGCATTGCAGAGTCCCGCCAATCACACGTAAAAAGAAGGTCTTATCCACCAAGTAGACAATGGAAGGATGTACTCATATTACAACCTGAataaatggtgatttttaaaaaattactgatctTGAATAATTTTAAGGgacaaggtttatttatttacttattattttttttttttagagaaggaaaggggagggccagagggagaggaagaatctgaaGCGGACTctgtgcctagcacagagcccaatgcgggcttgacctcacaaccctgagactatgacgtgagctaaaatcaagaattggatgcttaaccaactaaagcACCTGGGTGCccagaacagacttttttttttttttttaaagaagattttatttatttatttatttgtttgttttagagagagagagaaaaagagagagcatgagcaggaggggcagagggacggggagagagagaaactccagcagactcccgagctgagcagggagcctgacgtggagcttgatctcatgactctgagatcaccacctgagctgaaaccaagattcagatgcttaaccaaccgtgcccccaggcacccccagaacaaggcttttttaaaatagtaaattataaAGTCAACTCTTGATTACAGATACATTTGGAAGTAAGTGGTGACATGAATTatgcattttttctcttctgaatatatcttgaTATTTTGGGAATTTTTAGCATTTCAAATAATGTAGCTATACTGTAAAGAGTTGTTCTTAATTATTGAGTgggattttatttaatcttttatgctgaatttctttctcttaaggTGTCACTGCCCCTATTAGAAGACAGGTTTCATCCTTGGCTGACAGTTTGAATCGGGCATCATAGCTTCTGTTTCAAGACCAAATAAGGTTGATGTTGGCTTGCCACATCCTGTTCTATTGAGTACATGAACCTGTGTGAGTTTGTACCTATTTATGTGCAATAACGGTACTTGATCATTTGAGTAGTGTTTTACTATTCTGGAGAAGTTTACGTGTTTCATCTCATTTGAGATTTAGTGTGTAGCAGGTTTTATtctcatttcagattttataacATCTAAGAGTGctgaagtgacttgtccaagggtATAAATAATGACTGTTGAAGATTAAATTTCTTTCAGCCCTTTAAAGATGTAGTCCATTCTCTTCTGGCCTCTCTTGCAACTCATGAGATGTTAGTACCCATTTGTACTCTTGGTTTTTTGTTCATAATGTgttggggatttttttcccctctagccaCTTTCAagagtttttctttatctttggtttttggCTTTGGACTGTGTGACTAGATGTGATTCTCCTTATATCTATCCTACTTGGTATTTGTTGAGTTTCTCAGAGAGCTAAGCAGGTGTTTTTTATCATCAtttgttcaaaatttttttagtttattttcactCATTTCCTTCCTGGACTCCAGTTACATGTGTATTAGGCCATTTGATTTTGTCCCATAGTCCTTGAGactatgttatttttctttcctttttctctattttttggatCACATAGTCTCTATTGGTCTGACTTTCAGCTGCTTTTAAATCTGAGTGAATTTTTCAACTCCATACTTTTCAGTCCTAGGatttgcatttgattttcttGTGTAGATCCTGGTTCTCTGCTGGGATTCTCTATCTGTTCACTTATTAAGACTatgttttcctttatctctttgaaatatttataatagctcctttaaagtctttgtctgcTAAGTCCAATATCTGAATCATCTTGGGCCCAGTTTCTGttgacagcttttttttcttttttttcacctgACTATGGATCATATTTTCTTGTGTCTTTGTATGAATAGTGATTTTTGATTGAATACCAAGACACTGTGAATAATGCATTGTAGAGGCTCTagattctttattttcctcagCAGAATATTGGTTCTTAATTTCAGCGGGCAGTTACCAACAGATTACATTGAATTTGcatgggtttggttttttgctttcaTAGCAAGGATCTGAAGGAAGCCCAAATTGTTGTCTAAGCCCTTCAAATTTGGTAGAACTCAACCTTCAAATTCTGTCTCCTTTTAGACCTTGTCAGCtcttagtttttggttttgtcagGATGAGTTTACTACCAAGCCATAGTCTTTCTATGGTATCTCAGCTAGATACTCAGGATACCAATGAAATAGTAAGCAATGTCTGCACTCTAGCAAGGTCAGACTGTACTGTTCCTGGAATGCCTCTTCCCAAAACACCACTAGACTTCCAGTATATTGGTTCTCTTCTCAATCCCATGGTCAGCCTCAGGTGATCTCACCCAGTGCATTTATAGCCTGGGCCGCAGCTACAGATCAGTGGGGAACCGTCACATGGACTTCTGGGGCCCAatcctgcctttcttcttcctctccaatgcCCTGCTCTGCAGATTCCAGCCCCTTCAGTATCCTTAAactctgatctctgtctctttcattcaGTGGGGCTGTGGGACTGCTCAGACCACCTCTCTGTGACATGGCCAGGAAATGGGCTCCAGGTAGAAACTGAGGGGCAGTACTGTGCTTGCTGTTGTCCACTACCTGGAAATAGTTTCTTGCTCTATCTGTCCCTTTTCATAGTAGTTTATGGCAGGAGTTCTAGCCCGGTCCCTGTCACTCCATCATGGCTGGAACTTAGACGTGGAATGTAAACAGACCCTTGACTTCAATTCTCCTGTTTTGTACACCACACCACAGCTGGCGCTTCTAAACCATGTGTGCTACAAGTGAATGCTTGTGTCCTCAGAGATCTGGGAGGGTTTATATTTTAGTTTAACTGATAAACTAGAAGAAAACCTTactgatagagagcacaagcaaacaTCAGTGAACTGTGATGACTTTTAGGTTGCTTTTATCCTTTCAGATAAATCTTGGGTAGCACTCAGGGATGAAACAGTCTGTTTAAAAACAGGCTAACAAggaatgtaaaaaaacaaacaaaaaaacaacaaaaaaaaaactatgtaagCAAACGCTTAGAAACAGTGCTTTCCTGCTGACTcaatttaattcatattttctttgtttcctataCACTTCTAGACACTATGTCAGAAAGGAacttagttttgtctttttcacattGTGAGCAGAGTAAGACAGACTAATCACATTAactcttcttttgtcttgttatcttttttttttttttaaagattttatttatttatttgacagagaaatcacaagtagaaagagaggcaggcagagagagagggtggtggggaagcaggcttccccgctgagcagagagccggatgcgggactcaatcccaggaccctgagatcatgacctgagctgaaggcagaggcttaacccactgagccacccaggcgccccttttgtcTTGTTATCTTGTGGCTTTTCCTTTGGCACCCTGCTCACAAATCAGCCTTCTTGTTTAGGTTGTCAAGTCTATTAGCTATTACTGGAGATAAGAAGGAGGAGtctaagaaaaatggaaacattttggaCAATGACAGGAATTATAGCCatatctgaaaaagaagagagattaaaaaagagatggagggaagaagggatgtCTAGTGTATTAAATGAGACTTTTGAGCAAAGTTTTCCAACAATAGTAACTGAACTATGAGCAGGATCAAAAAATAGTTTTCGCTttgaaaaacatcaaaaaaatgggcaaagaatctgaacaatttagagaaaaaggaaaggcacTAAACGTATGAAAAGACACTCAGTTTCACTTACAGAAACTTTAAATCCAAACTGTGTGCTACACATAGGTTTGGCAAAAGTGAAGCTGTGTGAGAAGGGGGACAGAGAAATAGAGTGTCGGACCCTGTGATGGGGGTGTAAACTGGCACACTCATTTTGTAGGACAGTTgtcaaaatcaaaaattaaaatgcctcTACACTGTTACTTAGTACTTCTCCTTTTAGGAATTTATCTGAAAGCAGCATCGCCACaagtgtgcaaacacacacacacacacacacacacacacagggtatTCATTAAAGCACTGTGTGTAATAGCAACACCTAGAAATAATTGACTTGTCAATTGGGGAAATAGGgagttggttaaataaattaagatacagtcacagtgggcgcctgggtggctcagtgggttaagccgctgccttcggctcaggtcatgatcccagcgtcctgggatcgaatcccacatcgggctctctgctcagtgggaagcctgcttcctcctctctctctgcctgcctctccgtctacttgtgatttctgtctgtcaaataaataaataaaaaatcttaaaaaaaaaaaaaaaaagatacagtcacAGTGAAATACCGAACAGTCATTAAAAAGGATGAGGAAAGTGTCTATATGCACTTTCTCTCTAGAGAAAGAGtccaaagtatattttttttaaagatttttttttaaaaatgtaatctctattcccaacatggggctcgaacccacagcaccaagatcaagagttgcacactctaccaactaaaacagccaggtgcctctgtatTTTTATGCGAAAAAGTTTGAGGAGCTAAGCAGTATGTTTAATCTGCTTTCTCTTATGTCAGTGTTTAGTGTAGGGATGGATATACcggtattcttttctttttttttaaaagattttatttatttattcaacagac encodes the following:
- the DNAJC27 gene encoding dnaJ homolog subfamily C member 27 isoform X3, translated to MEANMPKRKEPGKSLRIKVISMGNAEVGKSCIIKRYCEKRFVSKYLATIGIDYGVTKVQVRDREIKVNIFDMAGHPFFYEVRNEFYKDTQGVILVYDVGQKDSFDALDAWLAEMKQDLGPHGNMENIVFAVCANKIDCTKHRCVDESEGRLWAESKGFLYFETSAQTGEGINEMFQG
- the DNAJC27 gene encoding dnaJ homolog subfamily C member 27 isoform X2, with the translated sequence MEANMPKRKEPGKSLRIKVISMGNAEVGKSCIIKRYCEKRFVSKYLATIGIDYGVTKVQVRDREIKVNIFDMAGHPFFYEVRNEFYKDTQGVILVYDVGQKDSFDALDAWLAEMKQDLGPHGNMENIVFAVCANKIDCTKHRCVDESEGRLWAESKGFLYFETSAQTGEGINEMFQVSLPLLEDRFHPWLTV